A section of the Struthio camelus isolate bStrCam1 chromosome 18, bStrCam1.hap1, whole genome shotgun sequence genome encodes:
- the LOC104143152 gene encoding protein-glutamine gamma-glutamyltransferase E isoform X2: protein MGQAMTQSSINWHLKENARDHRTSKFSSKELIVRRGQAFIITFNGTGHLEQNLTFIAETGPKPSKQAKTQATFGISSTVSKENWSAVLQSTTSNSVSISISSPANAVIGRYKLNVQSTSMGSSSPANLGTFVLLFNPWSSGDDVFLPNKAECEEYVLEEFGIIFAGNKHHINSFGWNFGQFQGDILNICLSMLDRSLNYRQDPATDVSHRNDPKYVGRVLSAMVNSNDDQGVLLGNWSGNYEGGKNPSSWTGSGEILQNWKKSGFKSVRYGQCWVFAAVLTTVLRCLGIPTRTITNFSSAHDADGNLRVDEFYDASGNHLNRGADSVWNFHVWNESWFSRSDLGPSYSGWQILDATPQEESGGIYQCGPASRNAIKEGDVDLDYDCPFVFAEVNADCMYWNYDPTSGKKILMFSESTVIGQFISTKAVGRDDRVDITSDYKYAEGSTKERDVFKKARKKLGLEDKFDPTAPTPKEIDQKPDISGKFKVAGPLEVGKDLNLILVLANLTSDAKTVQVNMTAWSTVYTRRPVHEIWKDSISVTLDPQEEKQFPIQISYAEYQQHLTTDNMIQVTALCHVAGGIQVLVQRDITLDNPAIDIQVLGEAEVNKEVDVEVIFTNPIDMEVMDCVLQVEGSDLLRGILEIDVPPLKAGEKSSTKFKVIPFESGPKHLLVNFSCDKFADIKAYKIINVLD from the exons ATGGGCCAAG CTATGACGCAGTCAAGTATCAACTGGcatctgaaagaaaatgcaagagacCATCGTACAAGTAAATTTTCTAGCAAAGAGTTGATTGTGAGGAGAGGTCAGGCCTTCATCATCACCTTCAATGGAACGGGACATCTTGAGCAAAACTTAACATTCATTGCAGAAACAG gtccAAAACCTTCAAAGCAAGCTAAGACCCAGGCCACATTCGGTATCTCCAGCACAGTGAGCAAGGAGAACTGGAGTGCAGTTCTGCAGTCCACCACTTCCAACTCTGTGAGCATCTCCATTTCCAGCCCAGCTAATGCAGTCATAGGACGTTACAAACTGAATGTGCAAAGTACTTCAATGGGCAGCTCCTCCCCGGCAAACCTTGGCACCTTTGTTTTGCTCTTTAACCCTTGGTCTTCAG GTGATGATGTGTTCTTGCCTAACAAGGCTGAGTGTGAGGAATATGTGCTAGAAGAGTTTGGCATCATTTTTGCAGGCAATAAACATCACATCAACAGCTTTGGATGGAACTTTGGCCAG TTTCAAGGAGATATTCTCAATATTTGCCTTTCCATGCTGGATCGAAGTTTAAACTACCGCCAGGATCCTGCCACAGATGTATCTCACCGAAATGATCCCAAATACGTGGGCCGTGTTCTCAGTGCAATG GTCAACAGCAACGATGACCAAGGGGTGCTGCTGGGAAACTGGAGTGGAAATTATGAAGGTGGGAAAAATCCAAGCAGCTGGACTGGAAGTGGTGAAATCCTGCAAAACTGGAAGAAATCAGGATTCAAGTCTGTTAGATATGGACAGTGTTGGGTATTTGCAGCAGTGTTAACTACAG TGCTTAGATGTCTGGGGATTCCCACTCGAACAATTACAAACTTCAGCTCTGCTCATGATGCAGATGGAAACTTGCGTGTGGATGAGTTTTACGATGCTTCTGGAAATCATTTGAACAGGGGAGCTGACAGCGTCTG GAATTTCCATGTCTGGAATGAAAGCTGGTTTTCTCGCAGTGACTTGGGCCCCTCATACAGTGGATGGCAAATTCTGGATGCAACTCCCCAAGAGGAAAGTGGAG GGATTTATCAGTGTGGTCCTGCCTCACGGAACGCCATCAAAGAAGGAGATGTAGATCTGGACTATGACTGCCCCTTCGTATTTGCAGAAGTGAATGCAGACTGTATGTACTGGAATTATGATCCCAcaagtggaaagaaaatattaatgttcTCTGAGTCCACAGTAATTGGCCAATTCATCAGCACAAAGGCAGTTGGTAGAGATGACCGCGTCGACATCACTAGTGATTATAAATATGCAGAAG GCTCTACAAAAGAAAGAGATGTTTTTAAGAAAGCCCGTAAGAAGCTGGGACTAGAGGATAAATTTGATCCCACAGCACCAACACCAAAGGAGATTGATCAAAAGCCTGACATCTCAGGGAAGTTCAAGGTTGCTGGCCCTTTAGAAGTTGGCAAAGATCTCAATCTAATTCTGGTTCTTGCAAACTTAACTTCTGATGCTAAGACTGTTCAGGTAAATATGACGGCTTGGAGCACTGTATACACGAGGAGACCTGTTCACGAGATCTGGAAAGACTCCATATCTGTCACTCTGGATCCTCAGGAAG agaAACAATTTCCCATTCAGATATCATATGCTGAATATCAACAGCATTTAACTACAGATAACATGATCCAAGTAACAGCCTTATGTCATGTGGCAGGTGGGATTCAAGTGCTAGTGCAAAGAGACATCACCCTGGACAATCCTGCCATTGACATACAG GTACTGGGTGAGGCAGAAGTAAATAAAGAAGTGGATGTGGAAGTGATATTTACCAATCCCATTGATATGGAAGTGATGGACTGTGTGCTACAGGTAGAAGGCAGTGACCTGCTCAGAGGAATCCTCGAGATAGA CGTACCGCCACTGAAAGCCGGTGAGAAATCTAGCACAAAGTTTAAAGTCATTCCTTTTGAAAGTGGTCCCAAGCATCTACTTGTTAATTTCTCCTGTGACAAATTTGCAGATATCAAAGCATATAAGATTATAAATGTGCTCGACTAA
- the LOC104143152 gene encoding protein-glutamine gamma-glutamyltransferase E isoform X1 — MGILFLHLLRIWIKHERTAMTQSSINWHLKENARDHRTSKFSSKELIVRRGQAFIITFNGTGHLEQNLTFIAETGPKPSKQAKTQATFGISSTVSKENWSAVLQSTTSNSVSISISSPANAVIGRYKLNVQSTSMGSSSPANLGTFVLLFNPWSSGDDVFLPNKAECEEYVLEEFGIIFAGNKHHINSFGWNFGQFQGDILNICLSMLDRSLNYRQDPATDVSHRNDPKYVGRVLSAMVNSNDDQGVLLGNWSGNYEGGKNPSSWTGSGEILQNWKKSGFKSVRYGQCWVFAAVLTTVLRCLGIPTRTITNFSSAHDADGNLRVDEFYDASGNHLNRGADSVWNFHVWNESWFSRSDLGPSYSGWQILDATPQEESGGIYQCGPASRNAIKEGDVDLDYDCPFVFAEVNADCMYWNYDPTSGKKILMFSESTVIGQFISTKAVGRDDRVDITSDYKYAEGSTKERDVFKKARKKLGLEDKFDPTAPTPKEIDQKPDISGKFKVAGPLEVGKDLNLILVLANLTSDAKTVQVNMTAWSTVYTRRPVHEIWKDSISVTLDPQEEKQFPIQISYAEYQQHLTTDNMIQVTALCHVAGGIQVLVQRDITLDNPAIDIQVLGEAEVNKEVDVEVIFTNPIDMEVMDCVLQVEGSDLLRGILEIDVPPLKAGEKSSTKFKVIPFESGPKHLLVNFSCDKFADIKAYKIINVLD; from the exons ATGggaattttatttcttcacttaCTGCGCATATGGATAAAGCATGAGAGAACAG CTATGACGCAGTCAAGTATCAACTGGcatctgaaagaaaatgcaagagacCATCGTACAAGTAAATTTTCTAGCAAAGAGTTGATTGTGAGGAGAGGTCAGGCCTTCATCATCACCTTCAATGGAACGGGACATCTTGAGCAAAACTTAACATTCATTGCAGAAACAG gtccAAAACCTTCAAAGCAAGCTAAGACCCAGGCCACATTCGGTATCTCCAGCACAGTGAGCAAGGAGAACTGGAGTGCAGTTCTGCAGTCCACCACTTCCAACTCTGTGAGCATCTCCATTTCCAGCCCAGCTAATGCAGTCATAGGACGTTACAAACTGAATGTGCAAAGTACTTCAATGGGCAGCTCCTCCCCGGCAAACCTTGGCACCTTTGTTTTGCTCTTTAACCCTTGGTCTTCAG GTGATGATGTGTTCTTGCCTAACAAGGCTGAGTGTGAGGAATATGTGCTAGAAGAGTTTGGCATCATTTTTGCAGGCAATAAACATCACATCAACAGCTTTGGATGGAACTTTGGCCAG TTTCAAGGAGATATTCTCAATATTTGCCTTTCCATGCTGGATCGAAGTTTAAACTACCGCCAGGATCCTGCCACAGATGTATCTCACCGAAATGATCCCAAATACGTGGGCCGTGTTCTCAGTGCAATG GTCAACAGCAACGATGACCAAGGGGTGCTGCTGGGAAACTGGAGTGGAAATTATGAAGGTGGGAAAAATCCAAGCAGCTGGACTGGAAGTGGTGAAATCCTGCAAAACTGGAAGAAATCAGGATTCAAGTCTGTTAGATATGGACAGTGTTGGGTATTTGCAGCAGTGTTAACTACAG TGCTTAGATGTCTGGGGATTCCCACTCGAACAATTACAAACTTCAGCTCTGCTCATGATGCAGATGGAAACTTGCGTGTGGATGAGTTTTACGATGCTTCTGGAAATCATTTGAACAGGGGAGCTGACAGCGTCTG GAATTTCCATGTCTGGAATGAAAGCTGGTTTTCTCGCAGTGACTTGGGCCCCTCATACAGTGGATGGCAAATTCTGGATGCAACTCCCCAAGAGGAAAGTGGAG GGATTTATCAGTGTGGTCCTGCCTCACGGAACGCCATCAAAGAAGGAGATGTAGATCTGGACTATGACTGCCCCTTCGTATTTGCAGAAGTGAATGCAGACTGTATGTACTGGAATTATGATCCCAcaagtggaaagaaaatattaatgttcTCTGAGTCCACAGTAATTGGCCAATTCATCAGCACAAAGGCAGTTGGTAGAGATGACCGCGTCGACATCACTAGTGATTATAAATATGCAGAAG GCTCTACAAAAGAAAGAGATGTTTTTAAGAAAGCCCGTAAGAAGCTGGGACTAGAGGATAAATTTGATCCCACAGCACCAACACCAAAGGAGATTGATCAAAAGCCTGACATCTCAGGGAAGTTCAAGGTTGCTGGCCCTTTAGAAGTTGGCAAAGATCTCAATCTAATTCTGGTTCTTGCAAACTTAACTTCTGATGCTAAGACTGTTCAGGTAAATATGACGGCTTGGAGCACTGTATACACGAGGAGACCTGTTCACGAGATCTGGAAAGACTCCATATCTGTCACTCTGGATCCTCAGGAAG agaAACAATTTCCCATTCAGATATCATATGCTGAATATCAACAGCATTTAACTACAGATAACATGATCCAAGTAACAGCCTTATGTCATGTGGCAGGTGGGATTCAAGTGCTAGTGCAAAGAGACATCACCCTGGACAATCCTGCCATTGACATACAG GTACTGGGTGAGGCAGAAGTAAATAAAGAAGTGGATGTGGAAGTGATATTTACCAATCCCATTGATATGGAAGTGATGGACTGTGTGCTACAGGTAGAAGGCAGTGACCTGCTCAGAGGAATCCTCGAGATAGA CGTACCGCCACTGAAAGCCGGTGAGAAATCTAGCACAAAGTTTAAAGTCATTCCTTTTGAAAGTGGTCCCAAGCATCTACTTGTTAATTTCTCCTGTGACAAATTTGCAGATATCAAAGCATATAAGATTATAAATGTGCTCGACTAA